A stretch of the Vitis riparia cultivar Riparia Gloire de Montpellier isolate 1030 chromosome 13, EGFV_Vit.rip_1.0, whole genome shotgun sequence genome encodes the following:
- the LOC117927803 gene encoding uncharacterized protein At2g27730, mitochondrial-like isoform X2 translates to MAMRYAVSRIRLNRFMEGYRRSAPRYFSDDKGRVLSEEERAAENVYIQKMERERMEKLKRKAEKEKAAAEKEKAEKAEEGTHKG, encoded by the exons ATGGCTATGAGATATGCTGTGAGTCGAATCAGACTGAATCGTTTCATGGAAGGTTATAGGAGAAGTGCTCCTCGCTACTTCAGCGATGACAAAGGCAGGGTTCTGAGCGAGGAAGAACGAGCTGCTGAGAACGTTTACATCCAG aaaatggagagagagaggatgGAGAAACTGAAGCGTAAGGCGGAGAAGGAAAAGGCAGCTGCAGAGAAAGAGAAAGCCGAGAAG
- the LOC117928353 gene encoding protein SUPPRESSOR OF FRI 4-like: MRTTKEKGSWPALPLNREYTLPHEILAAHYGEEDEDVPSKLAKVEVPSSQLGGGAVPRTLGIGVPPQPALGVMPRVYNPALAVPPAGWLVLARPQPWYSQHPAVSIPLAPLGMTRQPLFPIQPVKPPLPFHSSSYPISSFPFPITFSLSIIKPTMPTFIPTEPVFLSSPVPLHQIQTPSHAPLVPIMLVPHPY, translated from the exons ATGCGTACTACAAAGGAGAAAGGGTCATGGCCAGCATTGCCTTTG AACAGAGAATACACTCTCCCACATGAAATCTTAGCAGCTCATTATGGAGAGGAAGATGAAGATGTCCCATCAAAATTGGCTAAAGTGGAGGTCCCAAGTTCACAACTTGGTGGTGGTGCAGTACCTAGGACTTTAGGAATTGGAGTTCCTCCTCAACCAGCGTTAGGTGTAATGCCACGAGTTTACAATCCTGCATTAGCAGTGCCTCCTGCTGGTTGGTTAGTTCTTGCTCGCCCCCAGCCTTGGTACTCTCAGCACCCAGCAGTCTCTATTCCTCTTGCTCCATTGGGGATGACACGACAACCTTTGTTTCCAATACAACCTGTCAAGCCTCCTCTTCCATTCCACTCGTCTTCATACCCGATTTCCTCATTTCCTTTCCCcatcaccttttctctctctatcatCAAGCCCACCATGCCCACCTTTATACCCACTGAACCCGTGTTTCTTTCATCACCCGTGCCTCTCCATCAAATCCAAACACCCTCACATGCACCCCTCGTGCCTATCATGCTTGTTCCTCACCCATACTAA